One segment of Akkermansiaceae bacterium DNA contains the following:
- the hemH gene encoding ferrochelatase, with the protein MPQTDVKAAVLLLNLGSPDSTSVEDVRRYLDEFLSDERVLDMAAWKRKLILKLFILPKRPAESAEAYKEVWTDEGSPLIVTSKEQQKLVSDQVDIPVFLGMRYGSPSTGDVIREIVSAGVTDLFIMPLYPHYAMSSYETAVVKAMEEINSQSPGMRTNLLQPFYKDDDYIQALVDSAMPHLEEDDDLLLFSYHGIPEKHVRKTDPSHAHCLVRDDCCVTPNPCHATCYKHQCLATTEAFLEKSGIPREKTAISFQSRLLRDPWLGPYTDFELKRFGKEGVKKIKVMCPAFVSDCLETLEEIGMRGVEEFTGAGGESLTLVPCMNAHPSWIQFLKGRIQQWQTSLSTDH; encoded by the coding sequence ATGCCGCAAACTGACGTAAAAGCCGCCGTTCTCCTCCTCAATCTAGGATCACCCGATAGCACCAGCGTTGAGGATGTCCGCCGCTATCTTGATGAGTTTCTCAGCGACGAGCGTGTGCTCGATATGGCGGCGTGGAAGCGGAAGCTGATCCTGAAGCTCTTCATCCTGCCAAAGAGGCCTGCGGAGTCCGCTGAAGCCTACAAGGAAGTGTGGACGGATGAGGGCTCCCCCTTGATTGTAACCAGCAAGGAGCAGCAAAAGCTGGTATCGGATCAAGTCGATATCCCCGTCTTCCTGGGCATGCGCTACGGCAGCCCGTCCACGGGTGATGTGATCCGTGAGATTGTGTCGGCCGGAGTCACCGATCTTTTCATCATGCCGCTCTATCCGCACTATGCGATGTCGAGTTATGAGACGGCGGTGGTCAAGGCGATGGAGGAAATCAACAGCCAGAGTCCGGGGATGCGGACCAATCTACTGCAACCGTTTTATAAGGATGACGATTACATCCAGGCCCTGGTTGATAGCGCCATGCCACATCTGGAGGAAGACGACGACCTGCTGCTTTTCAGCTACCATGGCATCCCTGAGAAACACGTGCGGAAAACAGATCCGTCACACGCACATTGCCTGGTGAGGGACGACTGCTGTGTCACGCCGAACCCGTGCCATGCGACCTGTTACAAACACCAGTGCCTGGCCACCACGGAGGCGTTCCTGGAAAAATCCGGTATCCCCAGGGAGAAAACGGCGATCTCATTCCAGTCGCGCCTCCTTCGTGACCCGTGGCTCGGGCCATACACCGATTTTGAGCTGAAACGCTTTGGCAAGGAAGGTGTCAAAAAAATCAAGGTGATGTGTCCGGCCTTTGTTTCCGATTGCCTGGAAACCCTCGAGGAAATCGGTATGCGCGGCGTGGAGGAATTCACCGGAGCGGGTGGTGAGTCGCTGACCCTGGTCCCCTGCATGAACGCACACCCTAGCTGGATTCAATTCCTCAAGGGGCGAATCCAGCAATGGCAGACATCACTGTCCACAGATCACTGA